In Gemmatimonadales bacterium, a single genomic region encodes these proteins:
- a CDS encoding cupin domain-containing protein translates to MEITRTGLQPSSKGPDDWFTGTVRIDPLFQARAPARAAGNAVTFEPGARTAWHTHPLGQILIVTFGWGWVQRQGGPIEQVRPGDVVWFEPGEKHWHGASPTTAMTHIAIQEALDGKAVEWMEKVRDDEYQRGPQARR, encoded by the coding sequence ATGGAGATCACACGCACTGGGCTTCAGCCTTCCAGCAAGGGCCCGGATGACTGGTTCACCGGCACGGTACGGATCGACCCGTTGTTTCAGGCGCGCGCTCCTGCGCGCGCAGCCGGCAACGCCGTGACGTTCGAGCCCGGTGCGCGGACCGCATGGCACACGCACCCGCTGGGGCAGATTCTCATCGTCACCTTCGGCTGGGGTTGGGTCCAGCGCCAGGGCGGGCCGATCGAACAGGTCCGTCCGGGGGACGTGGTCTGGTTCGAGCCGGGCGAGAAGCACTGGCATGGGGCTTCGCCGACCACGGCAATGACGCACATCGCCATCCAGGAGGCGCTCGACGGCAAGGCGGTCGAGTGGATGGAGAAGGTGCGCGACGACGAATA
- a CDS encoding aldo/keto reductase produces the protein MQKRTLGRSGLEVSALGLGCMGMSFAYPPYPDRKEMISLIRSAVERGVTFFDTAEAYGPFANEELVGEALAPFKSQVVIATKFGFEFGPDGGQSGTNSRPDHVKAVADASLKRLKVGTIDLFYQHRVDPAVPIEDVAGAVKDLIRAGKVRHFGMSEAGPKTIRRAHAVQPVTALQSEYSLWWRKPEDEIIPTLEELGIGFVPFSPLGKGFLTGKIDEKTAFGSTDFRNIVPRFTPEARKANQGLVDLLRRIARQKRATPAQIALAWLLAQKPWIAPIPGTTKLTRLEENIGGADVELTPDDLREIDGAAANITIQGARYPEHLEKRTGL, from the coding sequence ATGCAGAAGCGCACACTGGGAAGAAGTGGTCTCGAGGTCTCGGCCCTCGGCCTCGGCTGCATGGGGATGAGCTTCGCGTACCCTCCGTATCCGGACCGGAAGGAGATGATCTCCCTCATTCGGTCAGCGGTGGAGCGCGGCGTCACCTTCTTCGACACGGCGGAAGCGTACGGGCCGTTCGCGAATGAGGAGCTCGTCGGCGAGGCTCTTGCGCCGTTCAAGAGCCAAGTGGTCATCGCAACCAAGTTCGGCTTCGAGTTCGGACCGGACGGTGGACAGAGTGGGACCAACAGCCGGCCCGACCACGTCAAGGCGGTCGCGGACGCCTCGCTCAAGCGCCTCAAGGTCGGTACGATCGACCTGTTCTACCAGCATCGCGTGGACCCCGCCGTGCCGATCGAGGACGTGGCCGGTGCCGTGAAGGACCTGATCAGGGCCGGCAAGGTCCGTCACTTCGGAATGTCGGAGGCCGGCCCAAAGACCATTCGCCGCGCCCACGCGGTTCAGCCGGTCACCGCCCTGCAGAGCGAGTACTCGTTGTGGTGGCGGAAGCCGGAAGACGAGATCATTCCGACCCTCGAAGAGCTGGGCATCGGGTTCGTGCCGTTCAGCCCGCTGGGGAAGGGCTTCCTCACGGGGAAGATCGACGAGAAGACGGCGTTCGGCAGCACCGATTTCCGGAACATCGTGCCCCGCTTCACGCCGGAGGCCCGGAAGGCGAACCAAGGCCTGGTGGACCTGTTGCGGCGGATCGCCCGGCAAAAGAGGGCGACGCCGGCGCAGATCGCGCTCGCCTGGCTGCTCGCGCAGAAGCCGTGGATTGCGCCGATCCCGGGCACGACCAAGCTCACCCGACTCGAGGAGAACATCGGCGGCGCAGACGTCGAATTGACGCCGGACGACCTGCGGGAGATCGATGGCGCCGCCGCGAACATCACGATCCAGGGGGCGCGCTATCCGGAGCACCTGGAGAAAAGGACTGGCCTCTGA